Proteins encoded in a region of the Bartonella taylorii genome:
- a CDS encoding formate dehydrogenase accessory protein FdhE, with translation MSSPIFVILPHKETLFVKRAQRFAHLATSHPNKESLLFSAHFCDAQQQSTEKFKDFASPLSHFGATSDLPLDRSKLLTLGFYESIVEDFLKRLSTPTLTSQGFSAKRQEALKHTQQQKDQWRLWGNNLLNHRLPQQQLAEYLFIIGALQILYSLAASKLDAQSLTSQQKNLCPACSGTHTANLIIEQKPHGTIKVCSCLYCGTLWHTPYTQCTFCETTQKITTHTIENTPNGIFPDGIFFETCETCGFYCKQLNHYQNPTLDVFADDIATPTADFLHKASSHFKYKSFNPFLAEYSK, from the coding sequence ATGAGCTCTCCAATTTTTGTCATACTACCTCATAAAGAAACTTTATTTGTAAAACGAGCACAACGTTTTGCGCATTTAGCTACATCCCATCCCAATAAAGAATCTCTGCTTTTTTCTGCTCATTTTTGTGATGCCCAACAACAATCGACCGAAAAGTTTAAAGATTTTGCTTCTCCTCTTAGTCACTTTGGTGCCACTTCAGACCTTCCTCTTGATCGCTCAAAACTTCTTACTTTGGGCTTTTATGAAAGCATTGTTGAAGATTTTTTGAAACGACTGTCAACTCCAACACTCACTAGTCAAGGATTCTCAGCAAAAAGGCAAGAAGCTTTAAAACATACACAACAGCAGAAAGACCAATGGCGCCTATGGGGAAACAATCTCTTAAACCACAGACTTCCCCAACAACAATTAGCAGAATATCTTTTCATCATCGGCGCATTGCAAATCCTGTATTCTCTTGCCGCTTCAAAGCTTGATGCGCAAAGCTTAACCTCACAACAAAAAAACCTCTGTCCCGCCTGTAGCGGAACCCATACCGCCAACCTCATTATAGAGCAAAAACCACATGGAACCATAAAAGTTTGTTCTTGCCTTTATTGCGGCACTCTATGGCATACCCCATACACCCAATGTACTTTTTGTGAAACAACGCAGAAGATTACCACCCACACAATTGAAAATACTCCCAATGGCATTTTCCCCGATGGCATATTTTTTGAAACTTGTGAAACATGTGGGTTTTATTGCAAACAGCTCAATCACTACCAAAACCCTACGCTGGATGTTTTTGCCGATGACATCGCTACCCCCACAGCTGATTTTCTGCACAAAGCCTCTTCTCATTTTAAGTATAAGAGTTTTAATCCCTTTTTAGCAGAATACAGCAAATAA